A genomic region of Oceaniferula marina contains the following coding sequences:
- a CDS encoding glycoside hydrolase family 95 protein, with the protein MMIKKKCWLTLVLVLLAQGGVDAKREPWTSTKLEGYDRKAVFTGEPQSEESANTLWFERPASRWEQALPIGNGTFGAMVFGGIEKDVIQFNHLELWLPPTADEKYIFGKLPDKTKTVDQVRKLLFDGKAHEAHQLIDSELLVKANNRFQGMGSYVTFGLLEFDYDYSSGAKKVQNYVRALDLSTGVTHTRYTLDKTTYQRETFIADDLNVVAIRMKASGPDTISTTLHFSRPVNFPHQKPATGSLGDHGIFLKGAAHGQKKTAYDTSYAAVARAFTVGGKVESKGGVLSVSGARELLVIMSGSTNFNKNDSYKPLDRDLIKDSELLLKAFQKMGWEKSRAAAVGAHSELFDRVQLRLGPKKKNDIPTDKRLARSSSMKGIRQSHRENYDGLLDEQLFQLGRYILITSARGEMGPPLSGLWNSELMPMWSGDYHHNINTQMYYWPAEVTNLSECHESYVGMMERQLPSAKKLASKMLGCRGAAVGVLNGMHHSIFPSKPPRAFWVMGGAWCATHIMDHYRFGMDREFLKERGFPVLKEHVMFCLDWMVEDPRTGKLVLGPDASPENTFLVKEEDRAKKRWGQEDMGTAMDQQLAWQLFQDYLEASEVLGVKDDAVAREINKVLPRLETTHLRADGRIREWSRDYIDGEPMHRHVSHLFAFYPGYQFNTANAPKLVEGARKTLEVRSQSERGAGKIGWSISWLVALHARFYDVEKSFEYITRYHSEKVIHPNLMGKGGNALEQSAGFTAGISEMLLQSHRGEIELLPALPEVWSEGEVSGLVARGAFEVSMAWEGGKLINASITSKHGGSCQVRYKDQKVSLKLQKGEKLKLNHKLSL; encoded by the coding sequence ATGATGATTAAAAAAAAATGTTGGTTGACTCTGGTTCTGGTCTTGTTGGCTCAGGGGGGCGTTGATGCTAAGCGCGAACCATGGACATCCACCAAACTGGAGGGTTATGACCGAAAGGCGGTCTTTACGGGTGAGCCCCAATCAGAGGAGTCTGCGAACACGCTTTGGTTTGAACGACCCGCATCGCGATGGGAGCAGGCGCTTCCCATCGGTAATGGCACCTTTGGAGCCATGGTTTTTGGTGGCATTGAGAAAGACGTGATTCAGTTTAATCATTTAGAGTTGTGGCTGCCACCGACTGCGGATGAGAAATACATCTTTGGCAAACTTCCAGATAAAACGAAAACAGTTGATCAGGTGCGTAAGCTTCTCTTTGACGGAAAAGCACATGAAGCGCATCAACTGATCGACAGCGAGTTGCTGGTGAAAGCGAATAATCGTTTTCAAGGTATGGGCTCATATGTGACATTTGGTTTGCTTGAATTCGACTATGATTACTCAAGTGGAGCAAAGAAGGTGCAGAACTATGTCCGCGCCTTGGATCTGTCCACTGGTGTGACACATACACGTTATACCTTAGATAAAACGACCTACCAGCGGGAGACCTTTATTGCCGATGATTTGAATGTGGTTGCGATTCGCATGAAAGCATCTGGACCGGACACCATTTCAACAACACTTCATTTTAGTCGCCCGGTTAATTTTCCACACCAGAAGCCGGCAACGGGAAGTTTGGGAGATCATGGGATTTTCCTGAAGGGGGCTGCCCATGGACAAAAAAAGACTGCCTATGATACCAGTTACGCTGCGGTTGCGCGTGCTTTTACTGTGGGAGGTAAGGTGGAGTCTAAAGGTGGTGTGTTGAGTGTCAGTGGTGCCCGTGAGTTGTTGGTGATTATGTCTGGCTCGACTAATTTTAACAAAAATGATAGCTACAAACCTTTGGATCGCGATCTCATCAAGGATTCTGAACTCTTGCTTAAGGCGTTCCAAAAAATGGGATGGGAGAAGTCCCGTGCTGCTGCCGTCGGTGCGCACAGCGAGCTGTTTGATCGAGTGCAACTACGTCTCGGGCCGAAAAAGAAGAACGACATCCCAACGGACAAGCGGTTGGCTCGGAGCAGCTCGATGAAGGGGATCAGGCAATCCCATCGCGAGAATTACGACGGCTTGCTGGATGAGCAGTTGTTCCAACTGGGGCGCTATATTCTGATCACTTCGGCACGGGGTGAAATGGGACCACCCTTGTCAGGATTGTGGAATTCCGAGCTTATGCCCATGTGGTCTGGTGACTATCATCACAATATTAATACGCAGATGTATTATTGGCCTGCTGAGGTGACAAATCTCTCAGAATGCCACGAGTCCTATGTGGGGATGATGGAACGTCAGTTGCCGTCCGCGAAGAAACTGGCTTCTAAAATGTTAGGATGCCGCGGCGCCGCTGTGGGTGTGCTTAATGGTATGCATCACTCGATTTTCCCCAGCAAGCCGCCACGTGCCTTCTGGGTGATGGGTGGAGCTTGGTGTGCGACGCATATTATGGATCACTATCGTTTTGGGATGGATCGTGAGTTCCTTAAAGAACGAGGCTTCCCGGTGTTGAAAGAGCACGTGATGTTCTGTCTCGATTGGATGGTTGAAGATCCGCGGACGGGTAAGCTGGTGTTGGGGCCCGATGCCTCACCGGAAAATACCTTCCTTGTTAAAGAGGAAGACAGGGCAAAGAAAAGATGGGGGCAGGAGGATATGGGCACTGCGATGGATCAGCAGCTGGCTTGGCAGCTATTCCAGGACTATCTCGAAGCGTCAGAAGTTTTAGGGGTGAAGGATGATGCTGTTGCCCGTGAAATTAATAAAGTCTTGCCTCGCCTAGAAACCACTCATTTGAGAGCGGATGGGCGTATCCGTGAGTGGTCCCGGGACTACATTGATGGTGAACCTATGCATCGACATGTCAGCCACCTGTTTGCTTTTTATCCAGGATACCAGTTCAACACGGCCAACGCGCCGAAGTTGGTTGAGGGGGCGAGAAAAACGCTTGAGGTTCGCAGTCAAAGTGAGCGGGGGGCAGGAAAGATTGGCTGGAGTATCTCCTGGTTGGTGGCTCTGCATGCTCGTTTTTACGATGTAGAAAAGAGCTTTGAATATATCACACGCTACCATAGCGAGAAGGTGATTCACCCCAACTTGATGGGGAAGGGCGGTAATGCTTTGGAACAGAGTGCTGGGTTCACAGCAGGGATTAGCGAAATGCTCTTACAAAGCCACCGAGGTGAAATTGAACTACTCCCCGCTTTACCTGAAGTCTGGAGCGAAGGTGAGGTCAGCGGCTTAGTCGCACGTGGCGCCTTTGAAGTTTCGATGGCATGGGAGGGCGGTAAACTCATCAACGCCTCAATCACATCGAAACACGGTGGTAGCTGTCAGGTTCGTTACAAAGATCAGAAAGTTTCGCTCAAATTACAAAAAGGGGAGAAGCTGAAGTTAAATCATAAGCTAAGTCTGTGA
- a CDS encoding alpha-galactosidase gives MKMMSINKASLAVGLFASMISISDMYADLPEVKAAFADAEVLSKGNLLTVSTGRVSREWRWTEKGLVTSSLRDLNSGDEWVEGPVTENADWKFPGLTEGQARLISLTATPSDDEGFTSDHLEVLAEMEYPSTGVKLKYAIWVYPKAPGIRTQVWLKGGKNIARSKQETKSDGVKFKVISGVSHVAPESAQEHKIAKLYQLSTLYAPKNIELKMEGMRHDRDYKVMVSWWDAGSGSRRIQSIQALSMDGESKVQVVKPVALPSWRDKKMPEIVSFDIPDSVRVGDAVNIKVIKEGGVNVCVSEVWVYESEGGKAAGALNLNGDPKRISELNSMAPDGYRLSSYMNCGGKAKKVNAKQNEASERRVDFLPVKQDRLTAFGYYNDTQHRHTEDHHMSRQEPMTGDSVDWASVLFAENNKGGIAWVKESHKCVNRSGVDTGAFKKDKAGLHNTGSGLSAEYLHPEEYRWCWATWTVLYSEASSDQRELAMKEFDRARFPVDPKRDVWVKANTWGSGNGGGDSMSRAAESEVLKEIDSVTDLGIDVLQIDDGWQKGRSNEADKKKNEWSTRDDWYPKGWSVVRDAAASKGLRLGLWTAARAELDDLKRNFDEGGFETWKYDFAHISNYDHLYSHWNKLRSFLLYTEHKARMAVDVTENAPRFGYFWARDFGCVWLSNRKPNTPANTIPQPTLMLRENRELAEYVNLNKFELPIQNFARVNRQKSDAHLYGHGYEVALGLMGIPTFFQSTYYYKGSDRDEVRDLLSIYKPVQHELYQSYVFAMGDEPNGAAWSGFQWVKPGSKTGYLLVFRERKNTEAARHVSIRFCEAGDKLKVTDLRTEKLSESVVSSDKKVALEIQSAADFVFLKYELLSHKDLTGAQKKN, from the coding sequence ATGAAAATGATGAGTATAAATAAAGCTTCTCTAGCTGTTGGTCTTTTTGCCAGCATGATATCGATATCGGATATGTATGCCGATTTACCTGAGGTAAAAGCGGCATTTGCTGATGCAGAGGTTTTATCAAAGGGTAATCTGCTTACCGTTAGCACCGGCAGGGTATCGCGTGAGTGGAGGTGGACAGAGAAAGGTTTGGTGACATCCAGTCTTCGTGATTTAAATTCTGGAGATGAATGGGTTGAAGGACCTGTTACGGAAAATGCTGATTGGAAGTTCCCTGGTCTTACTGAAGGTCAAGCTCGTTTGATATCGCTTACGGCGACTCCTTCTGATGATGAGGGGTTTACATCGGATCACTTGGAGGTTTTGGCAGAGATGGAATACCCGTCCACCGGGGTGAAGCTCAAGTATGCGATTTGGGTTTACCCGAAAGCTCCGGGCATCAGGACACAAGTATGGCTTAAAGGTGGCAAAAATATCGCTCGATCAAAGCAGGAGACAAAGTCGGATGGTGTAAAATTTAAGGTGATTTCCGGTGTTTCTCATGTAGCTCCTGAGTCGGCACAAGAACACAAAATTGCCAAACTCTACCAATTGAGCACTCTTTATGCGCCGAAGAATATTGAGCTGAAGATGGAGGGCATGCGCCATGACCGTGATTACAAAGTGATGGTGTCTTGGTGGGATGCTGGTTCGGGCTCTAGAAGGATTCAGTCGATCCAAGCATTGAGCATGGATGGCGAGAGTAAAGTCCAAGTGGTCAAACCCGTGGCTTTGCCGAGTTGGCGTGACAAAAAAATGCCAGAGATTGTGTCTTTTGACATTCCTGATTCTGTTCGCGTGGGGGATGCGGTGAACATTAAGGTGATTAAAGAAGGTGGGGTGAATGTTTGTGTTTCTGAGGTCTGGGTATACGAGAGCGAGGGCGGAAAGGCTGCAGGGGCATTGAATCTTAACGGTGATCCCAAACGGATCAGCGAGTTGAACAGTATGGCGCCTGATGGCTATCGCTTATCCAGTTACATGAATTGTGGCGGCAAGGCGAAAAAGGTTAACGCGAAGCAAAATGAAGCTTCTGAGCGGCGTGTTGATTTTCTACCTGTGAAGCAGGATCGCTTGACCGCATTCGGCTACTATAACGACACGCAGCACCGCCATACTGAAGATCACCATATGTCGCGGCAAGAGCCCATGACGGGGGATAGTGTAGATTGGGCTAGTGTTTTGTTTGCGGAAAACAACAAGGGTGGGATTGCTTGGGTGAAAGAGTCGCACAAGTGTGTGAACCGTTCAGGTGTGGATACTGGGGCGTTTAAGAAAGATAAAGCTGGTCTGCATAATACGGGTTCGGGGCTTTCCGCTGAGTATTTGCATCCAGAGGAATACCGCTGGTGTTGGGCGACATGGACTGTGCTCTACTCTGAAGCTTCCTCCGATCAGCGCGAACTCGCTATGAAAGAGTTTGATCGGGCTCGTTTTCCTGTAGATCCAAAGCGTGATGTGTGGGTAAAGGCTAACACCTGGGGCAGTGGTAATGGAGGAGGCGACTCCATGTCTAGAGCGGCGGAGTCTGAGGTCTTGAAGGAAATCGATTCAGTAACTGACCTTGGAATTGATGTTTTACAGATTGACGATGGTTGGCAGAAGGGTCGTTCCAATGAAGCGGATAAAAAGAAAAATGAATGGAGCACAAGGGACGACTGGTACCCGAAGGGGTGGAGTGTTGTTCGCGATGCCGCTGCAAGCAAGGGGCTTCGATTGGGCCTGTGGACGGCGGCCCGAGCCGAACTCGACGATCTAAAGCGCAATTTCGATGAAGGTGGGTTTGAAACATGGAAGTATGACTTCGCACATATTTCCAATTATGACCATCTATACAGCCACTGGAATAAGTTGCGCAGCTTTTTGCTTTATACGGAGCATAAGGCGCGTATGGCTGTAGATGTCACAGAGAATGCTCCACGATTCGGGTATTTCTGGGCTCGCGATTTTGGGTGTGTCTGGCTGTCTAACCGAAAACCAAACACGCCTGCCAATACAATTCCTCAGCCGACGTTGATGTTACGTGAAAACCGTGAGTTGGCTGAGTATGTCAACTTGAACAAATTTGAGCTGCCTATTCAGAATTTTGCTCGAGTGAACAGGCAAAAGAGTGACGCACACCTTTACGGGCACGGATATGAGGTGGCACTTGGGCTGATGGGTATTCCAACTTTTTTCCAGTCGACTTATTACTACAAAGGCAGTGACCGGGATGAAGTCCGTGACTTGCTTTCTATATACAAGCCGGTTCAACATGAACTCTATCAAAGTTATGTTTTTGCGATGGGTGATGAGCCGAACGGCGCTGCTTGGAGCGGATTTCAGTGGGTTAAACCTGGCTCAAAAACGGGTTATCTTCTCGTGTTTCGAGAGCGTAAGAATACCGAAGCGGCTCGTCATGTGAGTATTCGTTTTTGTGAGGCTGGCGATAAGCTTAAAGTTACGGATTTACGCACCGAAAAACTTTCTGAGTCTGTGGTTAGCTCTGATAAAAAGGTTGCTTTGGAGATTCAGTCAGCTGCAGATTTTGTATTTCTGAAATATGAGCTGCTGAGTCACAAGGATTTGACTGGTGCGCAGAAGAAAAATTGA
- a CDS encoding arylsulfatase, with product MNLWFREVRHLTKLGMSKEFMKLVWMAGFVFLAFSSFGWGSEKDQKKPNVIYILADDLGYGDLGCYGQKVIQTPNIDKMAVEGMVFSQHYSGSTVCGPSRSCMLQGKHSGNTYVRGNGYLQMRLDPQDQIFPSALQKAGYHTALIGKSGLGCNTDDALLLKKKGFDYFFGFTSHTAAHWYYPPYLWRNTQRVQYPNNTQHAGDQYSSENVIHEALQYLERQKDGPFFLHLAFQLPHASLRAKEEWKAKYRPILKEKVLDSKEHQHYSWEREPKTTYAAMVSYMDHNVGLILKKLDELGLAENTLVMFASDNGAMQEGGHRRDSFHSSGELRGGKRDLYEGGVRVPMIAWWPGKIKAGSSTDHVSAFWDISPTLRELAGAEPQLDTDGISIVPTLLGRGKQAQHKNLYWEFYEGKGKRAIRQGKWKLVCLNTNTQRKPKMELYDLDNDLSETKDLSKKYPELVAELYKQMDELHTMSEHKKFRLAAEVLEQPKK from the coding sequence TTGAACCTTTGGTTTAGAGAGGTGAGACATTTAACGAAATTAGGAATGAGCAAAGAATTTATGAAGTTGGTATGGATGGCGGGGTTTGTTTTTTTAGCTTTTAGTAGCTTTGGATGGGGCTCTGAAAAGGATCAGAAAAAGCCTAATGTAATCTATATCCTAGCTGACGATCTCGGGTATGGAGATCTAGGTTGTTATGGGCAGAAGGTCATTCAGACGCCTAACATTGATAAAATGGCGGTAGAAGGTATGGTGTTTAGCCAGCACTATTCAGGTAGTACTGTCTGTGGACCTTCCAGGAGTTGTATGTTGCAAGGGAAGCATTCCGGGAATACTTACGTGCGCGGAAATGGGTATTTGCAGATGCGCCTTGACCCTCAGGATCAAATCTTCCCGAGTGCGCTTCAAAAGGCAGGCTATCACACTGCCTTGATTGGTAAATCTGGTTTGGGCTGCAACACGGATGATGCTTTGTTGTTGAAGAAAAAGGGATTTGATTATTTTTTTGGGTTTACTTCACACACCGCAGCTCACTGGTATTATCCTCCCTACCTTTGGAGAAACACTCAGAGAGTTCAATATCCAAATAATACCCAGCATGCTGGTGACCAATACAGTAGTGAGAATGTGATTCATGAAGCCTTGCAGTATCTTGAGCGTCAGAAAGATGGGCCATTCTTTTTGCATTTAGCCTTTCAGTTGCCTCACGCCAGTTTGCGCGCCAAAGAAGAATGGAAGGCAAAATATCGCCCGATCCTTAAAGAAAAAGTTCTGGATTCCAAGGAACACCAACACTACTCGTGGGAGCGTGAACCGAAAACAACCTATGCGGCGATGGTTTCTTATATGGATCACAATGTAGGGTTGATTTTGAAGAAGCTCGATGAATTAGGGCTTGCGGAGAATACTCTGGTAATGTTTGCCAGTGACAATGGGGCGATGCAGGAAGGTGGCCATCGTCGGGATAGTTTTCATTCCAGCGGTGAACTTCGTGGTGGTAAGCGGGATCTGTATGAGGGAGGGGTGCGTGTCCCGATGATTGCATGGTGGCCAGGAAAGATCAAAGCAGGTAGTTCAACGGACCATGTTTCCGCATTCTGGGATATTTCGCCAACATTGCGAGAGCTTGCAGGAGCCGAGCCTCAGCTAGATACGGATGGGATTTCCATCGTGCCCACTTTGTTGGGGCGGGGGAAGCAGGCCCAACATAAAAACCTTTACTGGGAATTTTATGAAGGGAAGGGAAAGCGTGCCATTCGTCAGGGGAAGTGGAAATTGGTGTGTCTGAACACCAATACTCAAAGGAAGCCGAAAATGGAACTTTATGACTTGGATAACGACCTTTCAGAAACAAAGGATTTATCAAAAAAATATCCAGAGTTGGTCGCTGAGCTGTATAAGCAGATGGATGAGCTACATACGATGTCCGAACATAAAAAATTTAGATTGGCGGCAGAGGTGCTTGAGCAGCCAAAGAAGTAA
- a CDS encoding glycoside hydrolase family 2 protein, whose protein sequence is MQVITRKVDNFPVVFHYGQVRPDFNDTSKNPHRSRLDLNGEWLFRFDPQSIGEKQRWFSTKTHLKDWHQVNVPHSWDSMPGGKYWDWQNRSVTNPPHYNGSAWYRRSFEWTPQQNKRQRIVFLGVQQRARVYLNNSAIAMHEGGGAPFSIDISERLKPGTNTLALKVTRLPNFKLHKDGKKWDEIHYTHTLHPKAPDCWPYAGILRDVYLSEEAAISIRKTQICTQNDKLQTTVIISNNGKQTSSVWVKLRCSALAVPRHTSHELLRLAPGQTRVVKLSLSLSTDAKSWSPQSPHLYKAHITLHRENGQAFDQLVSTFGIRKFTTSGPQFTLNQQAIFLKGISLYEENHHRGGAITRKDHEKLFQLARQSNSNFIRMHVTQRAPYAYQLADQQGFLICAEWAGFWYTKEAMAQQSQDKQSIYQTLGRCAVWDLMNHPSVVLWGLHNEAHQFCPEYETFVKTGRSLVQELDQEKRPITWAAWHPTKGTPHFEHADAVGFNEYRGAMDPFEDLAPDLNKAIKSNPSKPLIIMENGAWSKRGERGPVTQKSTEDWQADLLKRQWNVLTQYTPAFSGYTYWLLSDYRSRKTYTGNRRSNGYSRMGLYDEFHQPKLVSEVFRDLINPLKK, encoded by the coding sequence ATGCAGGTTATCACTCGAAAAGTTGATAACTTCCCCGTTGTTTTTCACTACGGACAAGTTCGCCCCGATTTTAATGACACCTCCAAAAATCCCCACCGCTCCAGGCTCGACCTCAACGGGGAATGGTTATTTCGATTTGACCCCCAGTCCATAGGAGAAAAACAACGATGGTTTTCGACAAAGACCCATCTTAAAGACTGGCATCAAGTCAACGTCCCACACTCATGGGACTCCATGCCCGGAGGAAAGTATTGGGATTGGCAAAACCGAAGTGTGACCAATCCACCGCATTACAACGGGTCAGCATGGTATCGGCGCTCATTCGAGTGGACACCCCAGCAAAATAAACGGCAAAGAATCGTCTTTCTCGGCGTCCAACAGCGAGCCCGGGTTTACTTAAATAACTCAGCAATCGCGATGCATGAAGGTGGCGGCGCTCCTTTTTCTATCGATATTTCCGAGCGCCTGAAACCTGGAACCAATACGCTCGCGCTCAAAGTCACTCGCCTGCCTAATTTCAAACTCCATAAAGATGGCAAAAAATGGGATGAAATCCACTACACCCACACCCTACACCCCAAAGCCCCCGATTGTTGGCCTTACGCTGGTATTCTTAGAGATGTCTACCTCAGCGAAGAAGCGGCAATCAGCATTCGTAAAACGCAGATCTGCACTCAAAATGACAAATTACAAACGACCGTCATCATCAGCAATAACGGCAAACAAACATCCAGCGTCTGGGTCAAACTTAGATGCTCAGCCCTCGCAGTGCCCCGCCACACAAGCCATGAGCTTTTACGTCTAGCTCCAGGCCAAACAAGAGTGGTAAAGCTATCCCTCTCCTTATCAACGGATGCCAAATCCTGGAGCCCTCAATCCCCCCACCTCTACAAAGCCCATATTACTCTTCACCGAGAGAATGGCCAAGCGTTCGACCAACTGGTATCCACATTCGGCATTCGAAAGTTCACTACTTCGGGACCTCAGTTCACACTTAACCAGCAAGCTATTTTCCTCAAAGGCATCTCCCTTTATGAAGAAAACCACCACCGGGGAGGCGCCATTACCCGTAAAGATCATGAAAAACTCTTTCAGTTAGCCCGACAATCCAACTCAAACTTCATCAGGATGCACGTCACGCAACGAGCTCCCTACGCCTATCAACTGGCAGACCAGCAGGGATTTCTGATTTGTGCGGAATGGGCAGGCTTCTGGTATACGAAAGAAGCCATGGCTCAACAAAGCCAAGACAAACAATCCATCTACCAAACCCTAGGTCGCTGCGCCGTATGGGACCTCATGAACCATCCCTCGGTCGTCCTTTGGGGGCTACATAATGAAGCACACCAGTTCTGCCCGGAATATGAAACATTTGTAAAAACAGGTCGCTCGTTGGTCCAAGAACTCGATCAGGAAAAACGCCCGATCACCTGGGCTGCCTGGCATCCAACCAAAGGCACGCCACATTTCGAGCATGCCGATGCCGTTGGTTTCAACGAATACCGTGGTGCGATGGACCCGTTTGAAGATCTTGCCCCGGACCTCAACAAAGCAATCAAAAGCAACCCGAGCAAACCCCTCATCATCATGGAAAACGGAGCTTGGTCCAAACGAGGCGAGAGAGGACCCGTTACCCAGAAAAGCACCGAAGACTGGCAAGCCGACCTCCTCAAAAGACAGTGGAACGTGCTCACGCAATACACACCTGCATTTTCTGGCTACACCTACTGGCTACTTAGCGATTACCGATCACGTAAAACCTACACGGGAAACAGAAGATCCAATGGCTACTCCCGTATGGGCCTCTACGATGAATTTCACCAACCCAAACTCGTCAGTGAGGTGTTTCGGGATTTAATAAACCCACTCAAAAAATAG
- a CDS encoding alpha/beta hydrolase-fold protein has translation MKLKQIVIRSLLFSLSCTFALGANTIIAETTEPTGAGTPISHPASAATTQQSYGIGVAAGQTFKTGDTGFDLARLTVVKATKQGYNAGTYLRLKLFTWNPSSDGEDVVEWKEGDGTTDGDPLNGTGMTLLYSEDFETPLGSMPALNYIHFNLSSPVTLAANTAYGFTIELLYSGHGSDNITYRRSHTSDLYAGGRQIGTTTTANTDQGGNADLCFYLSKNTIYVPPSVGNLRMSPLEALGDSAQISYNITNTTQGVSNGSGYGMSFQPATAFDMKSLSLVQGNGWNMKYKNKFKLTIFEWNPTGDSNDSTEWVKGDGLSDDDALDGTSMTSLYSEYFDIPAGLTHGGLYVHFDLNASIPLVPTKAYGFLVEFIYGGDGGGQTVSFARHNGTSGAGGDQYPDGRMLTADAGTQAASTNGNLAFYIGSALAAADIEVEIVDFEVGDQHLCKLTVRTLYPSLLFPRRQTNLGGEHAWWSEAPHSPDGVAPFLSTSIDQNSTIDANGDYVFYVQGEVLRDFFTIGSEPLGNFEARLHSSGTGSLPYRILKPNVYDPNVEYPLVIAFHGAGGTGTDNTSRSIEAMKELSSKEVRAQYPAFVITPQSQSNWAATPWGAGQYDLSATPITDSMTMVYEIIDALEQEFNIDPDRIYVTGQSMGGFGAWDCVMRDPSRFACLAPMAGGGDPTEAATLVGVPIWNFHGNSDTVVSYLGSRAMHDAMLAAGHPNWTYTEFDGVGHAVTTPAWANPITAPYGAAYGSMTTPGTNLIDWIFSQSK, from the coding sequence ATGAAACTCAAACAAATCGTAATTAGATCACTCTTGTTTTCGTTGAGCTGCACGTTTGCTTTAGGCGCTAATACGATCATCGCCGAGACTACTGAGCCAACCGGTGCAGGTACTCCTATCTCGCATCCCGCAAGTGCGGCGACTACGCAGCAAAGTTATGGTATTGGTGTCGCTGCTGGACAAACTTTCAAAACAGGAGATACTGGGTTTGATTTGGCACGACTCACTGTGGTTAAGGCCACTAAACAGGGCTATAATGCTGGAACTTATCTTAGACTTAAACTGTTCACATGGAATCCTTCCAGCGATGGTGAGGATGTGGTAGAGTGGAAAGAGGGCGATGGAACTACAGATGGTGATCCTCTCAATGGCACGGGCATGACGTTGTTGTACAGTGAGGATTTTGAGACCCCACTTGGTAGCATGCCTGCGCTGAATTATATTCACTTCAATTTGAGTAGTCCTGTTACTTTGGCGGCAAACACTGCCTATGGTTTTACGATTGAACTACTTTATTCTGGACATGGGTCTGATAACATCACTTACCGGAGAAGTCATACAAGTGACCTTTATGCCGGTGGTCGGCAGATCGGCACTACGACCACCGCGAATACAGACCAAGGAGGCAATGCTGATCTATGTTTTTACTTGAGTAAGAACACTATCTACGTTCCTCCGAGTGTTGGTAATCTGCGTATGAGTCCCCTTGAGGCGCTAGGCGATAGTGCGCAGATTTCTTATAATATAACTAACACGACTCAAGGCGTTTCTAACGGTAGCGGGTACGGGATGAGCTTTCAGCCGGCGACTGCGTTCGATATGAAATCGCTATCATTAGTTCAAGGCAATGGTTGGAACATGAAGTATAAGAATAAGTTTAAGCTGACTATTTTTGAATGGAATCCAACGGGTGATTCGAATGATTCTACAGAATGGGTAAAGGGCGATGGTCTCTCTGACGATGACGCCCTAGATGGAACAAGCATGACATCTCTGTATAGTGAGTATTTTGATATACCAGCAGGACTGACGCACGGAGGGCTATACGTCCACTTCGACCTGAATGCGTCGATTCCATTGGTTCCAACCAAGGCTTATGGCTTTCTTGTTGAATTTATCTATGGCGGCGATGGCGGTGGTCAAACGGTGAGCTTCGCAAGGCATAACGGCACTTCCGGTGCGGGCGGAGACCAATATCCTGACGGGCGGATGTTGACTGCGGATGCGGGAACGCAGGCAGCTAGCACAAATGGAAACCTGGCTTTCTATATCGGTAGCGCACTAGCGGCGGCAGATATCGAAGTGGAAATTGTCGACTTCGAGGTCGGTGATCAACACCTCTGTAAACTTACTGTGAGAACACTTTATCCGTCGCTGCTCTTTCCGAGGAGGCAAACGAATCTAGGCGGGGAGCACGCCTGGTGGAGTGAGGCTCCGCACTCTCCCGATGGAGTGGCCCCGTTTCTTTCGACAAGCATTGACCAGAACTCAACCATCGATGCCAATGGAGACTACGTTTTCTACGTACAAGGGGAGGTGCTACGTGATTTCTTTACAATCGGCTCTGAGCCACTAGGCAATTTTGAAGCACGACTTCACAGCAGCGGTACGGGCAGCCTGCCTTACCGGATACTCAAACCGAATGTTTACGACCCAAATGTGGAGTATCCACTGGTCATCGCTTTTCACGGCGCTGGCGGAACGGGAACGGACAATACCAGTCGGTCCATTGAGGCAATGAAGGAGTTGTCCAGTAAAGAAGTTAGGGCTCAATACCCCGCCTTTGTGATCACTCCTCAGAGTCAAAGCAACTGGGCCGCGACGCCATGGGGAGCTGGACAATATGATCTCAGCGCGACTCCGATTACCGATTCGATGACAATGGTTTACGAAATTATTGATGCTCTTGAGCAGGAGTTCAATATCGATCCGGATCGTATTTATGTCACTGGGCAGTCCATGGGCGGATTTGGAGCATGGGACTGTGTGATGCGCGATCCTTCACGGTTCGCTTGTCTGGCTCCGATGGCTGGAGGAGGGGATCCGACGGAGGCAGCCACTTTGGTAGGTGTTCCGATCTGGAATTTTCATGGAAATAGCGATACCGTTGTGTCGTATCTAGGATCCAGAGCGATGCATGACGCCATGCTCGCAGCCGGGCACCCAAACTGGACCTATACGGAATTTGATGGTGTTGGGCATGCAGTGACAACACCCGCTTGGGCTAATCCTATTACTGCTCCTTATGGTGCTGCTTATGGTAGTATGACTACTCCTGGTACGAATCTGATCGATTGGATCTTCTCGCAGTCAAAGTAG